The nucleotide sequence GCCAGGTGGCGCAGCATGGCGTTGGCCAAGCCGATATTGCCCTCCGAATTCTCGAAATCGATGGGATTGACCTTGTGCGGCATGGTAGAGGAACCGACCTCGCCTTCCTTGAGCCGCTGCTTGAAATACCCCAGCGACACGTAGCCCCAGATGTCGCGATCCAGGTCCAGGACGATAACGTTGGCGCGCGCCACCGCATCGAAGAGCGATGCCATCCAATCGTGCGGCTCTATCTGGATGGTATGTCGGTTCTGGGTCAGGCCCAGGCCCTGCAGCACGCGCTGGCTGAACGACGGCCAATCGATTTCGGGATAGGCGGCCAAGTGCGCGTTGTAGTTACCCGTGGCGCCGTTGAGCTTGGCCAGCGGTTGGACGGCGCGGATGGCGTCCAGCGCGCGGCCCAGCCGGGCCGCCACATTGGCGAATTCCTTGCCCAGGGTGGTCGGACTGGCCGGCTGCCCGTGCGTGCGCGACAGCATGGGCTGCTCGGCATGGGCGGACGCCAGGGAAGCGAGCTTGGCCCGCAGCTTTTCCAGCGTCGGCACGAGCACACCGTTGCACGCGCGCGACAACATGAGCGCGTGGGAGGTGTTGTTGATATCTTCCGAGGTGCATGCGAAGTGAATGAACTCCGCCGCGCGGGAGAGCTCGACGTGATCGGCCACCTTTTCCTTCAGCCAATATTCCACGGCCTTGACGTCGTGGTTGGTGACGCGCTCGATTTCCTTGATGCGCGCGGCATCCGCTTCGGTGAAATCCGCCACGATGGCCGCCAGGCGGGCAGCCGCGTCTTCCGAGAAGCGGGGCAGTTCGGGCAGGCCGGCCTCGGCCAGGGCGCGGAGCCACGCGACCTCGACTTCGACGCGGTGCGCCATGAAACCGGCTTCGGACAGCAGCCCGCGCAGGGCATCGCCGCGCGAGGCGTATCGCCCGTCGAGAGGAGAAAGCGCGTTGAGCGGACTGAGGGCGGGGGCGATATGCATGAGCAGGAAAATAGACCGAAACGAGTATTGAAAAGCGCGGGGAAAATCGCCGCAAAACCGCGCGATTTTATCATCCGCCGCCTTGCGGCCCGCGACGTGCGCCGATGGCCGCGCCAAGCGCCTTCCGGCGTGGCATCATCCTGCTATACTGCCGCCCGCTTTCCGACTATGACCGTGCATCCATGAAACTGATAGGCTCCCTTACTAGCCCGTACGTACGTAAGGTACGGATCGTCATGGCGGAGAAGAAGCTGGATTACCGCTTTGAACTGGAGAACGTCTGGTCTCCGGAAACCCGGATCCAGCAATACAACCCGCTGGGCAAGGTACCCTGCCTGGTCATGGAAGATGGCGGCGCCCTGTTCGATTCGCGCGTCATCGTCGAATACCTCGATACCCTCTCCCCCGTCGCGCGGCTGATCCCGCAGTCCGGCCGCGAACGCGCCGCGGTCAAGTGCTGGGAAGCCATCGCCGATGGCCTGCTGGACGCCGCCGTGGGCATCGTCAAGGAAAGGCAGCGCCCGGACGGGCTGCGCAATGACGAATGGATCGCCCGCCAGTACGGAAAGATCCACGCCAGCCTGGACGCGATGAACAAGAGCCTGGGCGAACACGCCCATTGCATGGGCATCAATTACAGCCTGGCCGACGTCGCGGTCGGCTGCGCGCTGGGGTATCTGGACCTGCGCTTTGCCGATCTGGACTGGCGCACCGGCCATCCCAACCTGGCGCGCCTGTTCGAAAAACTGTCCACCCGACAGTCCTTCATCGACACCATACCGCCCGCCAACTGACCCCGGCCGCGCGCGCTGCCGGCGCACGCGGGGGAGTCGTTCAAGGCCTTCAGGCGAAGGCCCGCCACGCCTTGTACGCCATGAAGATCGCCAGTGCGAACAGCAGATAGGCGAAGATGCGCTTCACGGTGGCGACGGGCAAGGTATGCGCGGCACGGGCGCCCAACGGCGCGGTCAGCACGCTGGTGCACACCAGGGCCAACAGGGCCGGCCAGTAGATGTAGCCCAGCATGCCGGGCGTGCTGCCGGCTTCGCGCAGGCCCGAAACCACGTAGCCGGTGCTGTTGGCCAAGGCGATGGGGAAACCCAGCGCGGCGGAAGTGGCCACGGCATTGCGCAGCGGTACGTTGCACCAGATCATGAAGGGCACGGACAGGAATCCGCCCCCTGCTCCCACCAGCCCGGAAATGAACCCGATTCCGACCCCGGCAGCGGACGCGCCCACCGCGCCCGGCATCTGCCGCGACGGCTTGGGCTTGGTATTGCGCAGCATCGAATAGCCCGAATAAAGCACGAACGCCGCGAAGAATGCCGACAGCCAGCCCGTATGCAAGGCCGCGAAGACGGCGCCGCCGGCCAGCAAGCCCCCCACGATCAGGCCCGGAGCCATGGCCACCGCAATGCGCCAGATCACGGCGCGCGCGGCGTGATGCGCGCGGACACTGGAGATGGACGTGAACAGGATGGAGGTCATGGACGTCGCGATGGCCGCATGCACGATCAGGTCGTCGCTCATTCCCTGCCAGCCGAAGATCATGGTGAGAAAAGGCACCAGCACCATGCCGCCGCCTATGCCCAGCAACCCCGCGGCGAAGCCGGCTCCGGCGCCAAGCAACAACAGGCAAATCAATACAGGAATATCCAAGTCCCTCTCCCTGGTTATGTATGGTCGTCGTTGGGACGCGATGATACCCGCTCCCCTGTCACGACGCCGCAACGCGCCGATGCGCACGCCGCGGCGACTGCCGGGCGCCGTATGGCGCATGGCCGCTACGACCGTTGGGACGCGATGATACCGCCTCCCAGGCAGATATCGCCGTCGTAGAGCACGGCCGATTGTCCCGGTGTGACGGCCCACTGGGCCTGATCGAAATCCAGGCGGAAGACCCCATCCCGCGCGGCATGCAGCACGCATCCCGCATCCGACTGCCGGTAGCGCGTCTTGGCCGCATAGCTGCCGTCGGCCGGCGGGTGGCCCGCCACCCAGCTCGCGTCCTGTGCCTGCAGCGAGTCCGACAGCAGCCATGGATGATCGTGGCCCTGCACCACATATAGCGTGTTGGCGGCCAGGTCCTTGCGAGCGGCGTACCAGGCATCGGCCGTGCCGTCGCCGCGCTGCGCGCCTTTGACACCGCCTATGCCTATGCCCTTGCGCTGGCCCAGCGTATAGAAGGACAAGCCCGTATGGGTGCCCACGCGCCGGCCCTCGGGTGTCAGGATGGGGCCTGGCGCGGTCGGCAGGTAGCGATTGAGGAATTCGCGGAACGGCCGTTCGCCGATGAAGCAGATGCCCGTGGAGTCTTTCTTCGCGGCATTGTGCAGACCGATCTCGTGGGCGATACGGCGCACCTGGGTCTTGGGGATCTCGCCCAGCGGGAACATCGTGCGCGACAGCTGCGCCTGGTTCAGGCGGTGCAGGAAATAGCTCTGGTCCTTGGTGGCGTCCAGCGCCTTGAGCAGCTGGTAACGGGTCGCGCCGCCATCGGCGACGGCGCGCACGCGCGCATAGTGGCCGGTGGCGATCAGGTCCGCACCCAGCCCCATGGCGTGGTCCAGAAAGGCCTTGAACTTGATCTCGGCGTTGCACAACACATCGGGGTTGGGCGTGCGGCCGGCCGAGTATTCGCGCAGGAACTCGGCGAAGACGCGGTCCTTGTATTCCGCGGCGAAGTTGACGGCTTCGATGTCGACGCCCACCAGGTCCGCCACGCTGGCCGCGTCCAGCCAGTCCTGCCGCGTGGAGCAGTACTCGGAATCGTCGTCGTCCTCCCAGTTCTTCATGAACAGGCCGATGACCTCATACCCCTGCTGTTTGAGCAGCCAGGCCGTGACGGATGAATCGACGCCGCCGGACATGCCGACGACGACCCGGCCCTTGGTGGATGCATTGGAAGACATGGAACGCTGAACGGGAAAACCGGCTGAAGGAAGCGGTGGAAACAGGTCGCGGACGCCCGCGGAACCGGCGGCGTAACGGTGCGACGGTCCGGGACCCCGGGGCGGATGGCTATTTTACCCGGTGGTTTTCCCGAGGCCACCGCTGGGCAAGTCGTGTATAAGTGTCACCGGTCCGATATCGACCAGGAGAACATAATGCGTATCGGTATACCGAGGGAGACCCTGGAGGGGGAAACCCGCGTGGCGGCGACACCGGAAACGGTGAAGAAGTACGTGGCGGGCGGCAACACGGTCCTCGTGGAACGCGGAGCGGGCAGCGCGGCGCGCTACCCGGACGAGACCTACGAGGCGGCCGGGGCAACGCTGGCCTCCGCGCAGGAGGCCCTGGGCGCGGAGCTGGTGCTGACCGTGCGCATGCCTGACGCGGCCGGGTTGGCCGCGCTCAAGCCGGGCGCGGTCCTGGCCGGCATGCTGGACCCTTACGATGCGGACGGCATCGCGCGGCTGGCGGCCACGGGCGTCACCGCCTTCGCCCTGGAGGCGGCGCCGCGCATCACCCGCGCGCAAAGCCTGGACGTGCTGTCCTCCCAGGCCAACCTGGCCGGCTACAAGGCGGTGTTGCTGGCCGCCCATTACTACGGCCGCCTGTTCCCCATGATGATGACCGCGGCGGGCACGCTCAAAGCGGCGCGCGCGGTGATACTGGGCGCCGGCGTGGCAGGCCTGCAGGCGATCGCCACGGCGCGGCGGCTGGGCGCGGTCGTCGAGGCCTCCGACGTGCGGCCGGCCGCCAAGGAACAGGTGGAGTCCCTGGGCGCGAAATTCATCGACGTGCCCTTCGAAACCGATGAAGAACGCGAGATCGCGCAAGGAGTGGGCGGGTATGCGCGCCCCATGCCGGCCGCCTGGATGGCCCGCCAGGCCGCGCTCGTATCGGAACGGTGCAAGCAGGCCGATATCGTCATCGCCACCGCCCTGATCCCGGGACGGCCCGCCCCCACGCTGGTGTCCGCGGAAACGGTCCAGGCCATGAAACCGGGCTCGGTACTGGTGGACCTGGCGGTGGAGCGCGGCGGCAACTGCCCGCTGTCGGAAAAGGGCCAGGTGGTGGAAAAGCACGGCGTCACCCTGGTGGGCCTGACCAATCTGCCGGCGCTCGTACCCACCGATGCATCCGCGCTGTATGCGCGCAACCTGCTGGATTTCCTCAAGCTCATCGTGGACAAGGACGGCTCGCTCGCCATCCAGCGCCAGGATGAAATCGTCGCGGCCTGCCTGGTCTGCGAGGACGGCAACGCGGTTCGGAGGTCGTGAATGGAAGCCCTGAGTCCCACGCTGATCAACCTGATCATATTCGTCCTGGCCGTCTACGTCGGCTACCACGTCGTCTGGAACGTCACGCCCGCACTGCACACGCCTTTGATGGCCGTCACCAACGCGATCTCGGCCATCATCATCGTGGGTGCGATGCTGGCCGCCGCGCTGACCGAAGGCGGCCTGGCCCGCGGCATGGGCGTGCTGGCCGTGGCCCTGGCCGCGGTCAACGTCTTCGGGGGCTTCCTGGTCACCCGGCGCATGCTCGAAATGTTCAAGAAGAAAGAGCGCAAGCCCGCCAAGGAGGACGCGCGATGATTTCGCTGAATGTCGTCACGCTGCTTTACCTGCTGGCTTCGGTCTGCTTCATCCAGGCGCTGAAGGGCCTGTCCCATCCGACCACGTCGCGCATCGGCAATGCCTTCGGCATGGCGGGCATGGCGATCGCCGTGCTGACCACGGGTGCGCTTATCGTGGCGCTGGCGGGTCCCGGCATCGCGGGACTGGGCCTGGGCTGGGTGCTGCTGGGCCTGCTGGTCGGCGGCACCGCCGGCACCATCATGGCGCGCCGCGTCGAGATGACCAAGATGCCGGAGCTGGTCGCCTTCATGCACAGCATGATAGGCCTGGCCGCGGTGGCGATCGCGGTGGCGGTCGTTGCCGAACCGCATGCCTTCGGCATCGCGCCCATGGGCACCGCCTTGCCGATGGGCAACCGCGTGGAGATCTTCATCGGCACGTTCGTCGGCGCCATCACGTTCTCCGGCTCGGTCATCGCCTTCGGCAAATTGTCCGGCAAGTACCGGTTCCGGCTGTTCCAGGGCGCGCCGGTCGTGTTTCCCGGCCAGCACCTGGTCAATCTCGTGCTTGCGCTCGTCATGCTGGGCTGCGGGATCGCCTTTGTCGCAAGCGAAGGGTGGACGCCCTTCATCGCGATGACGGCCATCGCCTTCGTGCTCGGGGTGCTGATCATCATTCCGATCGGCGGTGCCGACATGCCGGTGGTCGTGTCGATGTTGAACAGCTATTCGGGCTGGGCCGCGGCCGGCATCGGGTTCTCGCTGAACAATCCGATGCTGATCATCGCCGGCTCGCTGGTCGGCTCCTCGGGGGCGATTCTGTCGTACATCATGTGCAAGGCGATGAACCGCTCCTTCTTCAATGTCTTGCTGGGCGGCTTCGGCAACGGCGGCGGGACCGCCGGCGCGGCCACCGCCCAGCAGCGCAACGTGAAGTCGGGCAGCGCGGAAGACGCCGCCTTCCTCATGACCAATGCGGAAACCGTCATCATCGTCCCGGGCTACGGGCTGGCGGTGGCCCGCGCCCAGCACGCGCTGAAGGAGCTGGCCGCCAAGCTGGCGCAAAAAGGCGTGAACGTCCGCTACGCCATCCATCCGGTGGCCGGCCGCATGCCGGGCCACATGAACGTCCTGCTCGCCGAGGCGGAAGTCCCCTACGACCAGGTGTTCGAGATGGACGATATCAACGGCGAATTCGGCCAGACCGATGTGGTACTCGTGCTGGGGGCGAATGACGTGGTCAATCCGGCGGCCAAGAACGATCCCCAGTCGCCCATAGCGGGCATGCCTATCCTGGAAGCCTATAAGGCCCGCAACATTATCGTGAACAAGCGATCCATGGCGGCCGGCTATGCCGGCCTGGACAACGAGCTGTTCTACATGGACCGCACGATGATGGTCTTCGGCGACGCGAAAAAAGTCATCGAGGATATGGTCAAGGCCGTGGAGTAGCCGCGGTCAGGACGGACGCCCGCCCTGCAGGCGTTCGTCCAGCGCTTCTATCCAATGGCGGACCGGCGTCGCCGTGCCGCTTTGCAGATGCGCGATGCAACCGATGTTGGCCGAGAGGATCACATCGGGCGCGGTGGGTGCGATGGCAGCCAGTTTTCGGTCGCGAAGGGTCATCGCCATATCCGGCTGCATCACGGAATAGGCGCCGGCCGAACCGCAGCACAGGTGCCGGTCGGCGAAAGGCTGCAACTCGAATCCCAGGTCGGCCAGCACGCCATCGGCCAGCGGACGCAAGCCTTGCCAGTGCTGGAGCGTGCATGGCGGATGGAAGGCTGCCCTGACCGGGGCGCCCAGCCGTTCCCGCAGCTCGCGGGCATGCGGGGCGACGATTTCGGACACGTCGCGTACCAGGGAAACGATGCGCGCCGCACGGTCGGCATAGGCCGGGTCCTTGCGCAGATGATGCGCGTATTCCTTCACCATGGCACCGCAGCCGGAAGCATTCATGACGATGGCCTCCACCTGGCCGCCTTCGACCAGCGGCCACCAGGCGTCGACATTGGCGCGCATCTGGGCAAGCGCCGTCGAGGCATCGTCCAGATGCAGGTTGATGGCGCCGCAGCAGCCGCTGCCGGCCACGACGGTCGCGCCTATGCCCAGCGTGTCGAGCACCCGCAGGGTCGCCGCATCGATGGTGGGCATCATGGCAGGCTGCACGCAGCCCGACAGCAGGATCACCTGGCGCGCATGTGCGCGGGCGTCCGGGATCCTGCCGACGGGACGGGACGCGGGCACCTTGGCCCGCACGGCGGCCGGCAAGAGCGGCCGCAATGCCTTGCCGAGCCGCATCGCCGGGGCGAACCAGCGCGAGGTCAGCCCCTGGCGCAGCAGCGCCCGCTTCATGCGCTGGGCCCAGGGCCGGCGCACCCGCGTTTCGACCAGGCCCCGGCCGATGTCGACCAGATGCCCGTACTCCACGCCGGAGGGGCACGTGGTTTCGCAATTGCGGCAGGTCAGGCAGCGATCCAGGTGGGTCTGCGTCGCCTGCGTCGGCTCCGCCCCTTCCAGCATCTGCTTGATCAGGTAGATGCGGCCGCGCGGACTGTCCAGTTCGTCGCCCAGCACCTGGTACGTCGGACAGGTCGCCGTGCAAAAGCCGCAATGCACGCAACGGCGCAGAATGGCGTCGGCCTCGCGGCCGTAGTCCGTGTCGCGCGCCCAGGAAGCGATTTGCGTTTGCATGATGGCCCTATAGTTCCAGCGTCAGCCGGCCCGGATTGAACAGGCCGGAAGGATCGAGTTCCTGCTTCAGCCGGCGCGTCAAGGTCGCCACGCCGGGGGCCAAGGGCTGGAATACCCCGTCCTCGGGCAGATCCTCGTGCCGCGCCGCGCGGAACAGCGTGGCGTGGCCTCCCCTGCCCTGCGCGGCGGCCCGCACGGATGACGCATCATGCCGGCCGCTCAGCCAGCGTTGGCCGCCGCCCCATTCGATCAGGCTGGCGCCCAGTTGCATGGGTGCCGTGGCGGGCGGCACCGCGATACGCCACAACGGCCGCGCGCGGTCGAAGAACGGGTGTGTCTGTTCGCGCACCGACCGCCAGAAGGCATCCGCCTGCTCCGGCTCCACCAGGTCCCCGCCGATGCGCACCCGGGCCGCGTCGATGGCCGGTGGCGCGCCCGACAGTCGCACCCAGATTTGTCCTTGGCCGGCGTCGTCCTCCGGCACCCAGCATGCGGCGGAGACCGGCATGGGCAGCCGTCGCCAGGTCGCGAAGGCCGCCAGCGCCTCGCCTTCGCTTGCCGGCAGGCACAGGGTGCTTTCGCCGGCCGGACGCGGCAATACCTTCAGGGAGACTTCCAGCAACACACCGAATATGCCCAGGGAGCCCGCCAGCAGCCGGGATACGTCGTAGCCGGCGACGTTCTTCATGACCTCGCCGCCGAAGTTCAGCATCCGGCCATGGGCGTCCAGCAGCCGCGTGCCGAGCACGAAATCCCGCACGCTGCCGGCGGCCATGCGGCGCGGGCCGGCAAGGCCCGCGGCCACGCAGCCGCCCACCGTGGCGGTCGGCTCGAAATGCGGGGGTTCGAAGGCCAGCATCTGGCCTTGCGCCGCCAGTTCGGCTTCCAGTTCGCGCAGCGGCGTACCGGCGCGGGCAGTCACCACCAGCTCGGAGGGGTGGTAGCTGACGATGCCGCGATAGGCCGTGACATCGAGCAGGCAATGGCCGTCCTCGGGCCGCAAGGCCCGGTGGTTGCCATAGAAGGCCTTGCTGCCGCCGCCGCAAATGAACAGCGGCTTGTGGCCGGCGCGCGCCGTCATGACCTGGTCGCACAATTCCGACAGGACGAAATCCATGGCGATCCTGTATCAGAAGCGGGATAGGTCCGGGAATCGCAACTCGCCGCCGTGCACGTGCATCTTGCCGTACTCGGCGCAACGCGCCAGGGTGGGTATGACCTTCTGGGGGTTGAGCAGGCAACTAGGGTCGAAGGCCCGCTTCACGGCAAGGAAAGTATCGAGTTCCTCGCGCGAAAACTGCACGCACATCTGATTGATTTTCTCCATACCCACACCGTGCTCTCCCGTCACGGTGCCTCCCACCTGTACGCACAGCTCGAGTATCGCCACGCCGAATTTATCGGCGCGCTCGGTCTCGTCCGGCTTGTTGGAATCGAAAAGAATAAGCGGATGCAGATTGCCATCGCCGGCATGGAACACGTTCGCGCAGCGCAGGCCGTATTCGTCCTCCATCTGTTCGATGGCGCCCAGCACGCGGGCCAGATGCCGCCGCGGAATCGTGCCATCCATGCAATAGTAGTCGGGCGACACGCGCCCGGCCGCCGGGAAGGCGTTCTTGCGTCCGGCCCAGAAGCGCAGGCGCTCGGCCTCCGACGTGGAGACCTGCAGCCGGGTCGCGCCCGCATCCTGGAGCACGGCTTCCATGCGCGCGACCTCGTGCGCGACCTCTTCGGGAGTACCGTCGGATTCGCACAGCAAAATGGCCTGCGCATTCATGTCATAGCCGGCCTGCACGAAGGGCTCGACCATGTGCACGGCCTGCTTGTCCATCATCTCCAGGCCGGCCGGTATGATGCCGGCCGCGATCACCCGGGTCACGGCGTTGCCGGCTGCTTCCACGCTGGGGAAGCTGGCCAGCACGACCTGCGCGCAGACCGGCTTGGGCAGGAGCTTTACGGTGATCTCGGTCACGATGCCCAGCATGCCCTCGGAACCGATGAAAGCGGCCAACAGATCCAGGCCGGGCGCATCGGGCGCCTCGCTGCCGAGCTCGACGATGTCGCCATCGATGGTCACCACGCGCACGCGCAGGATGTTATGCACCGTCAAGCCGTACTTCATGCAACGCACGCCGCCGGAATTTTCGGCGACGTTCCCGCCGATCGAGCATGCGATCTGGCTGGAAGGATCCGGCGCGTAGTACAGGCCATGGACCGCGGCGGCTTCCGAGATGGCCAGGTTGCGCACGCCGGGCTCCACCACCGCCAAGGCATTGTCCGCGTCGATGCGCTTGATGCGATTCAGCTTGGAAAGCCCCAGCAATACGCCCTGGCTATGCGGCATCGCCCCCCCGGACAGGCCGGTTCCGGCGCCCCGGGGCACCACCGGCGCGTTCAGGCGCTTGCATACCCGCATCACCTGTTGTACCTGGGCCTCGGTTTCCGGCAGGCAAACCACGGCCGGCAGGGCGCGATACAGGGACAGCCCATCGCACTCATAGGGCCGGGTGTCCTCTTCGCGATGCAGCACGCAGTGCGCGGGCAACACCGCCTGCAGCGCCGCGACCAGCTCGGGCACCGCCGGGGGCGCGACCTGCGCATCCGTAAGATCGGTCTCTACCAGGGTGTTCATGATTTAAAGATAGCGCGGGCACGGCAAACACACAGTCAGGGATTTACCCCAACCGGCGACGGCGGCGCCGTGCCGGTTACCAGCTGACGATTTTCCCCGGGTTGAGGATATTGTTGGGATCGAAGGCATGCTTGAGGCTGCGCATCAGGTCCAGCGCATCCTTGCCGTGCTCCTCCAGCAGGAATCCCATCTTGTGCAGGCCCACGCCATGTTCGCCCGTGCACGTGCCGTCCGCCGCGATGGCCCGCCGGACCAGCGCATGGTTGATGCGCTCCGACGCATCCCACTCTTCCTGGCTGTCCGGATCCAGCAGCATCAGCACGTGGAAATTACCGTCGCCGACATGGCCCACGATGGTGGTGGGAAAAGGTGCTTCGGCCAGATCCCGCGCGGTCTCGCGCACGCATTCGGCCAGCGCGGAAATCGGCACGCACACATCCGTGGTACTGGAACGACAGCCTGGCCGCAGCTGCAAGCCGGCGAAATAGGCGTTGTGGCGCGCCGCCCACAAGCGGCTGCGATCCTCGGGACGGTGCGCCCATTCGAAATCCATGCCGCCATGCTCGTGGACAATGGCCTGCACGGCGGCGGCCTGCTCTTGCACGCCGCCCGCGCTGCCGTGGAATTCAAACAACAGCAGCGGCGTTTCCCTTAGCGTCAGCTGGCTGTATCGGTTGACGGAGCGCACGGCATGTTCGTCCATGAACTCGACGCGAGCCACCGGAACGCCTGCCTGCATGATCTCGATGACGCTGTCCACGGCGTCGCCCAGCGTCGGGAAATTGCACACCGCGGCCGACACGGCTTCCGGCTGCGGATACAGCTTTACCGTGACTTCCGTGATGATTCCCAAGGTACCTTCGCTGCCGACGAAAATCCGCGTCAGGTCATAGCCGGCGGCGGACTTGGGCGCCCGGCGCGCGGTACGCAAGACGCGGCCGTCGGCGGTGACCACCGTCAGCGACAGCACGTTCTCGCGCATGGTGCCGTAGCGCACGGCATTGGTACCGGAGGCGCGCGTCGCCGCCATTCCGCCCAGGCTGGCGTCGGCCCCCGGGTCCACGGGAAAGAACAGGCCGCTGTCGCGCAAATGCTCGTTCAACTGCTTGCGCGTCACCCCCGCCTGCACCGTGGCGGTGAAATCCTCCGCGTGGACGGCCAGAACGGCGTTCATGCGGGAAAGATCCAGCGTGATGCCGCCCTGCACCGGCAACAGATGCCCCTCAAGCGAGGAGCCGGCGCCATATGCCACGATAGGCACGCGATGGTCGTTGCAGACACGCGCGACCGCGGCGACTTCATCGGTGGTTTCGGCAAAAATCACCGCATCGGGAAGGACATCCGGGTAGGGCGACTCGTCATGCCCATGATGTTCGCGCACCGCCCGCGCCGTCGAAAGGCGGTCGCCGACGATCGCGCGCAAGGATTCCAGACAGGCGGCCGGCACGGGACGGCGCAGCCACGCGGGATCGGTCAAATCGTTCATTTTCTTATCCGAACCGGGAGGTCAAGACGCCATTCTACGCCCGGAGACCCGTGCGCCGGTGGCGCCCTGCCCTTCCCTTATTTGCCGCTGCTGGCCGCGCGCCGACGTGCCCTGACGGCTTCCGCCAGGCCGTCCAGGACCTCGACCGAGGATTCCCAATCTATGCATCCGTCGGTGATGCTCTGCCCATACGTCAGCGGCTGGCCGGGGACGAGATCCTGGCGGCCGCCCAGCAGGTGGCTTTCCACCATCAGGCCCACGATGCGGCCGTCTCCGGCGGCGATCTGGCGGCCGATATCCTTGGCGACCAGAGGCTGGTTCTGCGGATTCTTGCTGCTATTGGCGTGACTGGTGTCGATCATCAGGCGCTGCGCCAGTCCGGACTTGGCCAAGTCCTGGCTGGCCGCTTCGACGCTGGCGGCATCGTAATTCGGCGCCTTGCCGCCGCGCAGGATCACGTGGCAGTCTTCGTTGCCCGCCGTGGATACGATGGCCGAATGGCCGCCCTTGGTCACGGACAGAAAGTGATGCGGCTGCGAAGCCGCCTTGATCGCATCGACGGCGATTTTCACATTGCCATCGGTACCGTTCTTGAAACCGACCGGACACGACAAGCCGGAAGCCAACTCCCGATGGACCTGGCTTTCGGTGGTGCGAGCCCCGATGGCGCCCCAGGACACCAGGTCCGCAATATATTGCGGGGTGATCATATCCAGGAATTCGCAGCCCGCGGGCAATCCGAGCGTATTGATGTCCAGCAGCAATTCGCGCCCGACGCGTATGCCCTTGTTAATGTTGAAGCTGCCGTCCAGGTCCGGATCGTTGATGAGT is from Bordetella bronchialis and encodes:
- the aroG gene encoding 3-deoxy-7-phosphoheptulonate synthase AroG, translating into MSHNTDDLRIREIKELTPPAHVMREFPCSQAVSDTVYAARQALHRILHGMDDRLAVVIGPCSIHDPKAALEYAARLKPVRDRLKGDLEIIMRVYFEKPRTTVGWKGLINDPDLDGSFNINKGIRVGRELLLDINTLGLPAGCEFLDMITPQYIADLVSWGAIGARTTESQVHRELASGLSCPVGFKNGTDGNVKIAVDAIKAASQPHHFLSVTKGGHSAIVSTAGNEDCHVILRGGKAPNYDAASVEAASQDLAKSGLAQRLMIDTSHANSSKNPQNQPLVAKDIGRQIAAGDGRIVGLMVESHLLGGRQDLVPGQPLTYGQSITDGCIDWESSVEVLDGLAEAVRARRRAASSGK
- the glcE gene encoding glycolate oxidase subunit GlcE; protein product: MDFVLSELCDQVMTARAGHKPLFICGGGSKAFYGNHRALRPEDGHCLLDVTAYRGIVSYHPSELVVTARAGTPLRELEAELAAQGQMLAFEPPHFEPTATVGGCVAAGLAGPRRMAAGSVRDFVLGTRLLDAHGRMLNFGGEVMKNVAGYDVSRLLAGSLGIFGVLLEVSLKVLPRPAGESTLCLPASEGEALAAFATWRRLPMPVSAACWVPEDDAGQGQIWVRLSGAPPAIDAARVRIGGDLVEPEQADAFWRSVREQTHPFFDRARPLWRIAVPPATAPMQLGASLIEWGGGQRWLSGRHDASSVRAAAQGRGGHATLFRAARHEDLPEDGVFQPLAPGVATLTRRLKQELDPSGLFNPGRLTLEL
- a CDS encoding FAD-linked oxidase C-terminal domain-containing protein, with the protein product MNTLVETDLTDAQVAPPAVPELVAALQAVLPAHCVLHREEDTRPYECDGLSLYRALPAVVCLPETEAQVQQVMRVCKRLNAPVVPRGAGTGLSGGAMPHSQGVLLGLSKLNRIKRIDADNALAVVEPGVRNLAISEAAAVHGLYYAPDPSSQIACSIGGNVAENSGGVRCMKYGLTVHNILRVRVVTIDGDIVELGSEAPDAPGLDLLAAFIGSEGMLGIVTEITVKLLPKPVCAQVVLASFPSVEAAGNAVTRVIAAGIIPAGLEMMDKQAVHMVEPFVQAGYDMNAQAILLCESDGTPEEVAHEVARMEAVLQDAGATRLQVSTSEAERLRFWAGRKNAFPAAGRVSPDYYCMDGTIPRRHLARVLGAIEQMEDEYGLRCANVFHAGDGNLHPLILFDSNKPDETERADKFGVAILELCVQVGGTVTGEHGVGMEKINQMCVQFSREELDTFLAVKRAFDPSCLLNPQKVIPTLARCAEYGKMHVHGGELRFPDLSRF
- the glcF gene encoding glycolate oxidase subunit GlcF, which codes for MQTQIASWARDTDYGREADAILRRCVHCGFCTATCPTYQVLGDELDSPRGRIYLIKQMLEGAEPTQATQTHLDRCLTCRNCETTCPSGVEYGHLVDIGRGLVETRVRRPWAQRMKRALLRQGLTSRWFAPAMRLGKALRPLLPAAVRAKVPASRPVGRIPDARAHARQVILLSGCVQPAMMPTIDAATLRVLDTLGIGATVVAGSGCCGAINLHLDDASTALAQMRANVDAWWPLVEGGQVEAIVMNASGCGAMVKEYAHHLRKDPAYADRAARIVSLVRDVSEIVAPHARELRERLGAPVRAAFHPPCTLQHWQGLRPLADGVLADLGFELQPFADRHLCCGSAGAYSVMQPDMAMTLRDRKLAAIAPTAPDVILSANIGCIAHLQSGTATPVRHWIEALDERLQGGRPS
- a CDS encoding FAD-binding oxidoreductase, coding for MNDLTDPAWLRRPVPAACLESLRAIVGDRLSTARAVREHHGHDESPYPDVLPDAVIFAETTDEVAAVARVCNDHRVPIVAYGAGSSLEGHLLPVQGGITLDLSRMNAVLAVHAEDFTATVQAGVTRKQLNEHLRDSGLFFPVDPGADASLGGMAATRASGTNAVRYGTMRENVLSLTVVTADGRVLRTARRAPKSAAGYDLTRIFVGSEGTLGIITEVTVKLYPQPEAVSAAVCNFPTLGDAVDSVIEIMQAGVPVARVEFMDEHAVRSVNRYSQLTLRETPLLLFEFHGSAGGVQEQAAAVQAIVHEHGGMDFEWAHRPEDRSRLWAARHNAYFAGLQLRPGCRSSTTDVCVPISALAECVRETARDLAEAPFPTTIVGHVGDGNFHVLMLLDPDSQEEWDASERINHALVRRAIAADGTCTGEHGVGLHKMGFLLEEHGKDALDLMRSLKHAFDPNNILNPGKIVSW